The Methanosphaera sp. BMS genome contains a region encoding:
- the cfbB gene encoding Ni-sirohydrochlorin a,c-diamide synthase, producing the protein MKRILLSGTGSGVGKTTISTGIMKALSDEHKIQSFKVGPDYIDPSYHNCATGIASRNLDSFFMSDGQIRCSFRNAMQTSKADYAIIEGVRGLYEGISPITDVGSSASIAKALNAPVVLIINSKSLVRSAAAMTLGFKALDSKINIQGVILNNVKSQRHYLKTKESVEKLSNTTVIGGIIRDPSITMEQRHLGLIPAVEEERIKGLIEKWGQLVKDNLDLDMLIEIMDNSEDIPDDYENIWATERTRQKTKIAVPFDEAFNFYYHENLEALEHNNAEIIYFSPIHDEELPDVDALYIGGGYPEIYNKQLSDNKGMLKSIKEFSDNNNPIYAECGGLMYLTKSIDNRQMVGVYPYESTLTKKVQGLSYTIAKVVRDNPIQKVGSTYHGHEFHYSKVDYTGKNVNDFAFQMQRGVGINGTHDGLLYKNTVASYIHTHTACLPDFAYNFTRKAYEND; encoded by the coding sequence ATGAAGAGAATATTATTATCAGGAACAGGCAGTGGTGTAGGTAAAACAACTATTTCTACAGGTATCATGAAGGCATTATCTGATGAACATAAAATTCAATCATTTAAGGTTGGGCCGGACTATATAGATCCGTCCTATCATAATTGTGCAACGGGTATAGCTTCCCGTAATTTGGATTCCTTTTTCATGTCTGATGGACAGATTCGATGTTCATTCAGGAATGCTATGCAAACATCAAAAGCGGATTACGCTATAATTGAAGGTGTAAGGGGATTATATGAAGGTATAAGTCCAATTACGGATGTTGGAAGTTCGGCATCTATAGCAAAAGCATTAAATGCACCTGTTGTATTGATAATTAATAGTAAAAGTTTGGTTAGAAGTGCTGCTGCAATGACTCTGGGCTTTAAAGCATTGGATTCTAAAATAAACATACAGGGTGTAATATTAAACAACGTCAAAAGTCAAAGGCATTATCTTAAAACCAAGGAATCCGTGGAAAAATTATCAAATACCACGGTGATTGGTGGAATCATAAGGGACCCTTCCATAACAATGGAACAAAGACACTTGGGATTAATACCTGCAGTTGAAGAGGAAAGAATCAAGGGATTAATAGAAAAGTGGGGACAACTTGTTAAGGATAATCTGGATTTGGACATGTTGATTGAGATAATGGACAACTCTGAGGATATACCGGATGATTATGAAAACATATGGGCTACAGAAAGAACAAGACAAAAGACAAAAATAGCAGTACCATTTGATGAGGCATTCAATTTTTACTATCATGAAAACTTGGAGGCACTGGAGCATAACAATGCAGAAATAATCTATTTCAGTCCAATACATGATGAAGAACTTCCAGATGTCGATGCATTATATATCGGTGGAGGATATCCTGAAATATACAATAAACAGTTAAGTGATAATAAAGGCATGTTAAAATCCATAAAGGAATTTTCAGATAATAACAATCCAATATATGCTGAATGCGGAGGTTTGATGTATTTAACAAAATCGATTGACAACAGGCAGATGGTGGGAGTATATCCATATGAATCCACATTAACAAAGAAAGTTCAGGGATTAAGTTATACCATAGCTAAGGTGGTGCGGGACAATCCTATTCAAAAAGTCGGATCAACCTATCACGGACATGAATTTCATTACTCCAAGGTAGACTATACCGGCAAGAACGTAAATGACTTCGCATTCCAAATGCAAAGGGGTGTGGGAATAAACGGTACACATGATGGATTGCTGTATAAAAATACTGTGGCAAGTTATATTCATACACACACGGCGTGTTTGCCGGACTTCGCATATAACTTCACACGAAAGGCATATGAAAATGATTAA